CAAGCCCTGCTGCTGTCCTTCATGGACGTGTTCCGGTTCCTGGTCTTCATCTGCTTGGTCTGCGTTCCGCTGGCCTTCGTCTTCGAGCGCGGCCGGCGCCAGGCCTCGGGCCCTGACGAATTGAGGGAAAAGGGCGCGCCGATAGCCCCGCCGAGAGTGGTCTAGACGGCGGCCGCCTGCTTGAAGGCGGCCTGGAGCCGTCCGAAGTGGAGGGCCCGGTCGTCGGAATCCAAGGAATTATGGTAGCATGTTGCCGGAATGCCTTCCCGCATCTTCCTGCTCGAGGACGACCGCGGCATCGTTCGCGTCGTGCGCACGACTCTGGGGGACGAAGGCTGGGACGTCTGCGTGCACGGCCGGATCGCCGGCGCGCTCCAGGCCTTCGCCGCGTCCCGGGCCGACCTCGCCCTGCTCGACGTCGAGCTGCCCGACGGCGAAGGCTTCCAGGTCTGCGCGGAGATCCGCGCCGACTCGGCGTTCCGCGACGTCCCCATCATCTTCATGACCTCCCGTGGCGGCCTGGAAGACCGCCTGCACGGCTTCCGGGCCGGGGCGCAGGACTACATCCAGAAGCCCTTCGAGGTGCCGGAGCTGGTGGCCCGGCTGCGAGCCCATCTGGCCCTGCGGGCCCGGGAGGACGGCCTCCGGCGCGAAGCCGAGGCGGCGACCGCGCGCGAAAGGATCCGCCAGGACGTCTTCGACATGATCATCCATGACCTGCGCACGCCCCTGACCAGCATCAAGGTCTCGCTGGGCATGCTGCGCGACGGCGACCTCATAGACACGGCGACCCACGCCCGCCTGCAGGACATCTCCAACCGCTCTCTGGACCAGGCCATGCTCATGATCGACGACCTGCTCGACCTCAAGTCCAGGAAGCTGAACGCGCAGCGGCGGCCCGTGGATCTGGCGGCCCTCTTCGAGAAGCTGCGGCGCATGTTCCAGCCGCAGTTCGAGCGCCACGGCGGGGCCTTCCGGAGCCTGTTGGCCGAGGACGCCCGGCAAGTCTGCTCGGACCCCAGCCTGCTCTTCCGCATCCTGGTGAACCTGATCAACAACGCGCACAAATACTCTCCCAAGGGCAAAGCCATCGAGCTGCGCGCCAGCCGCAGCGGACCGGCGCTGCTCTGCGAGGTCCTCGACGAGGGGCCGGGCATACCGGACGCCGAGAAGGAATTGATCTTCGAGAAGTTCTACCGGACGCAGGAGGTCCAGACCAAGGCGGTGCCGGGCAGCGGCATCGGGCTGGCCTTCTGCCGCCTGGCCGCGCAGGCCTTGGGCGGCCGCGTCAGCGTCCGGGACCGGGAGGGCGGCGGCAGTTGCTTTGTGGTGGAGGTCCCGGCCGAGGAAACCCCGGCGCCGGCGCCCGCCGTCGCGCCCGTCTCGGACGCCGCGGCCCTGCTCGGGCCGGAGCTCATACGCGAGTTCCTGGCGGACTGCGCGGACCAGCTGCGCAAGCTGCAGGACGGGCTCCGGGCCGGCCAGGGGCCTCTGAGTCTTGATGAGATCCGCGCCTTGGCGCGGGCCGCGCACCAGTTCGCAGGCACGACCGGGACCTACGGCTTCCCCCAGGCCGGGGCCGCAGCCGCCCGGCTGGAGTCTTTGCTGCGTAACTACATGAGCGGCCAAGCGACCGACGCCGGGGGCCTGCGCGCAGAGGCGCTGCAGGCCTTCGATGCCGTGCGCGCTCAGCTCAAGCGGCCGGCTTGAGCTGAGCGCGGCCCCACTTCTCGATGCAGGACTTGAGCGCCGCCGAGGCGACCGGCTTGGTCAGGACCTCGTCCATGCCCGAGGCCAGGCACTTCTCCCTATCTTCCGCGGAAGCGGTGAGCGCGATGACCGGAAGGCGTTTGCCTCCGGCTTCCCGCTTGCGGATCTCGGCCGTAGCCTCGAAGCCGTCCATCTCCGGCATCTGGCAGTCCATCAGCACGAGGTCGTAAGCCGCGCGGGGCAGGGCTTCCAGGGCCTCCAGGCCGTTGTCCACGGCGTCCACCTGCACGCCCGCGATCTGGGCGAGCTGGCGCAGCGCCGCCACCTTGAGGAACTTGTTGTCTTCCACGAGCAGGATGCGGAGGTCCCGGACGGCGCCGCCTTGGGCTTCTTCGGTCATGACAATCTGAGGCGGATCCGTTCCGCGACCCGGGGCACGGCCTCGGCCACGGCCGGAGTCAGGCCTTCGCCGAACTCGTCGAGCCGGGCGGCTTCCACGGCGAAGCAGAGCCCCTCGCGCGGCATGGGCAGGCCCAGCCGGACGCCCAGGGCCAGCAAGGCGGGCAGCTGCGCGTTGTGGGCGCAGTCAGCCCCCGGGCGCCCGACCAGCTCCGCGAGAGGGAACTCGTAGATGTCTCCCGGGCGTCCGCCCTCGGTGCGCACGGCATCGACCACGATGAGGCGCTGGCAGCCGGCCAGCAGGTCCAGCAGGGCCGGGCCAGCTTCGCAGGTCGGCTGGACTTCGACCCCCGCGGGCAGGGGCCCGGCGGCGAGTTGCCGAGCCACCGCCACCCCCACGCCGTCGTCGCAGCGGCTGGGGTTGCCCAGGCCCAGGACTAGGGACTTCAATGGCGCCTCAGCTCCCGGACCACCCGCCGGCCGGAGTCGAGCACCCGCACCACGAGGGGCGTCTCTCCCAGGGCGTGGGTGGAGCATGCCATGCACGGGTCGTAGGGCCGGAAGGCCATCTCCACCATGTTGAGCAGACCCTCCGAGACCTTGCCGCCCTTGATGAGGCCGGCGGCCGCCTTGGCGATGGACATGCTCATGGCGGCCTGGTTGTTCTGGGTGGCCACCAGGAGGTTCGCCTTGGTGATGATGCCCCGGCTGTCGGTCTGGTAGTGGTGGAACAAGGTCCCGCGCGGCGCCTCCACCACACCGATGCCCTCTTTGGGCACGGCCGTGGGGATGTTGCGGACGTCGGGGTCGGTCAGCTCCGGGGCCTCGAGCAGCTCGCGCAAGCGCTCCGCCGCGTAGAGGGCCTCGATGAGCCTGGCCCAATGGTAGGCCAAAGTGTTGTGCGCGGGCTTGCCGCCTAGGGCGGCATACATCTTCTGGTATTCCTCCTGGGCCAGGGGGGTGGCCATGCCCTCGGCCGCGTTGAGCCGGGCCAGGGGCGCGACCCGGTACACGCCGCTCGACTTGCCGTCCACGAAGCCCTTCCAGCCGACCTTCTTCAGGTAGAGGAACTTCACGTAGGTCCAGGGCTCCACGCGCTCGGCCAGGTGCTGCAGGTAGTCTTGGCCCGCGAATTTGGCGAACTCCTTGCCGTCGGGGTCCACCACCCGGATGAGGCCGTCGTAGAAGTTCACGCGGTTGCGCTCGTCCACCATCCCCATGTAGTAGGTCTTGTGCTTGTAGATGTCGCCCAGGATGAGGTCCAGGTATTCCTTGTTCCCCAGGACCAGGTCATGGAAGACCTTAAGCACGAACCGCACGAACTCGACGCCGAACTCGGCCGTGGGCTTGTAGCGCCGGCGTTCTTCCTCCGGGAAGGGCTTGGACACCCCTCCGGGGAGGCAGCCCACGGGATGGATGACCTTGCCCCCGATGAACTCGATGAGGGCGCGGCATTCCCGGCGCAGCCGGATGAGCTTCCCGGCCGCTTCCAGGCCCACCTTGCCGATGACGCCGAGGATGTTGCGGCCGGCGGGCGCCGACTGCGGCCCCATGATGAAGTCCGGGCCGCCCAGGAAGAAGAAGTGGAGCAGATGGTCCTCCAGCATGAAGGCGGAGTACATCAGCTCCCGGATGGCCTTGCCCGCCGCAGTCGGCGCGACCTGGTAGAGGGCGTCCAGGGCCTTGACCGAGGCCATATGGTGGGTGGTGGGGCAGACCCCGCAGATGCGGGGCGTTATGCGCGGCATCTCCTCGGCCGGCCGGCCCTCGGCGAACTTCTCGAAGCCGCGCAGCTCCGGGATCTGCAAAGCCGCCGTCGCCACGTCGCCCTTGTCGTCGAGGAAGATCTCGATCTTCCCGTGGCCCTCGAGCCTGGTGATCGGGTTTATGGTGATCCGCTGGCTGTTCATGTCACGCCACCCCCTGTTTCCGGCGCAGGATGGAGGCCGGGAGGCTGAAGCGGTAGAGCGTCCCGCTCAGGTCCACGATCGAGTCGGCGAGCTTCTGGGCCTCGGCCTCGTCGCTGACGTCGTAGAGGGATGCCAGCGCCGATAGGAGCTTGGCCCCCTGGTCCTGGACCTCGTCCGTCGGGCCGAAGCAGCCCCGGCAGGGCATGTTGGCCTTGATGCACTTCTCACCGCAGCCCGAGCGGGTCGCGGGGCCCGCGCAGATGAGCCCCTGGTCCAAAAAGCACTTCTCCGGGTCGATCATGACCTGGTGCGGCCGCTTGATATCCTTGAGCACGGTCTTCTCGGGCTTGGAGTCCTTGCGCGGGCAGGTGTCGCAGAGCGTGGTCTTGGGCGCCAGCACCGAGCCCTTGGGCGGAAGCTCGCAGGTGAGGATCGCCTTGAGCGCCGCCAGGATGAGGTCCTTGGGCGGAGCGCAGCCCGGCAGGTAGTAGTCCACGTCTATGGTCTGGTCCAAGGTCTTGACCGTGTCGTAGAAGGAGGGCAGATCGAGGGTGCCTTGCGGCGTAAGCGTCTGGTCCTGGGGGAAGATCCCGGCCGGGTTGTCCACGCTGGGGACCTCCCGGTAGACCCGCGCGAAGATGCTCTTGCGGTCCCAGAGGTTCGCCAGGCCGGGGATGCCGCCGAGGTGGGCGCAACTGCCGTGGGCCACGACCAACTGGGATTTGCGGCGCAGGAGCTTGACCGCCTCCTCCTGCTCGGACATGCGGATGGCTCCATTGATGAAGCTCACCGCGATCGAGCCGTCGGGCATGGCCTCCACGTCCTTGAGCTTGAAGTCCAGGGCCACGGGCCAGAAGACGATGTCCACGGCCTCCACGACCTTGAGGATGTCCTCGTGGAGGTCGACGATCGACTCCTCGCAGCCTCCGCAGCTCGAACACCAGTAGAACGCGACTTTCGGTTTGGGCATGGCGTCACTCTCCCTCGGCATTCATCGGCCGACCGTCAGATTCAGGGGCCCCAGCTTCTTAAGCTCCTGGGCCATGCCCGCGACCACTTGGGCGAACCGTTCGCCCTCGCTGGCCGAGACCCACTCGAGCCTGAAGCGCTCGGCCGCTATCCCCATCTCCTGCAGGGCTTTCTTGAGGAAGTGGTAGCGGCGCAGGGCCTTGTAGTTGCCTTCCTTGTAATGGCAGTCCCCGGGGTGGCAGCCCAGGATCAGGACCCCGTCGGCCCCCTTGCGGAAGGCGTCCAGGACGAACTGCGGGTCGACGCGTCCGCTGCACATGACCCGGATGATGTCCATGTTGGCCGGGAACGGCTTACGCGCGCCGGCGGCCTTGTCGCCCCCGGCGTAGGAGCACCAGTTGCACAGGAAGGCCACGAGCTTGGGCTCGGCGGCGTCCGCCACGAAGGGCTGAATCTCGGCCAGGAGCTCCCGGGTGGTGAAATGCCTGGCCACCGCGTGCCCGCTGGGGCAGGCCGCCACGCAGGTGCCGCAGGCCTGGCAGAGCATGTCGCTGAACACCGCGACCTTCTTGTCCTTGTCGTAGCTGATGGCCTTGTAGGGGCACAGGCCGATGCATATCTTGCAGCCGGCGCAGAGCTCCGGGTCCACGGTCGCGGCCATGGCCTCTAGCTCCAGTTTCTCCCCGGGGACCAGCGCCGAGAGGATGCCTCCCGCGGCTGCCCCGCCTTCGGCCGCCGCGGCCGGTATGTCCTGGGGAGACTGGCAGCACCCGGCGATGAACACGCCCTTGCGGGGGCTGGCCACCGGCTCCAAGGAGGCGTGCGCCGAGGTGAAGAACCCGTTTTTCTCGCGCGGGACCTCGAAGACGCGGCAGACCTGGTCGGCGTCCGGCTGGGGCTCGAGCCCCTGGCGGTCCGGCCGGCCTCGGTCTGGTAGCGCACGGCCAAGCGCTCGCCCTCGCGCTCGACGCGCGCGGCCGCGGGCCCCCGGGCGCGCAGGAACCTGGCGCCGTGGGACTTCACCTCGTCGCAGAGCTTCTGGGCGTCCCGGCCGGGCAAAGAGAGCTCCGAGTACACGGCGCTGACCTCGGCTTGGGGCAGCTGCTTCTGGATCATGTGGATGAAGCCCAAAGACGCCAGGCAGCAGACGCCCGAGCAGTACGGGTTGTACTCGGGCGTCCGGGAGCCCACGCAGTGGATGAGCGCCACGGCTTGCGGCGGCTGGCCGTCCTTTTTCAAGACCTTGCCGCCGGTGGGTCCGGTCTGGGACACCAGACGCGCGAACTCCATGCCGGTCAGGACGTTGTCGAGCTTGCCGTAGCCGTACTGGGGGGCGCGCTTGGGGTCGAAGAGGGCGGAGCCCGTGGCCAGGACCACCCCGCCGGCCCGGATCTCCAGCACCTCGTCCTGCTGGCTGTAGTCGATGGCGCCGAAGGGGCAGGCCTTCTGGCAGAGGTCGCAGCCGCGCTGCCCGGGCGCGGCGTCCTTTTTGAAGCGCAGGCAGGTCTCGCGGTCGATGACCGGGACGTTGGGCAGGCAGCCCGTGTAGGGGATGTAGATGGCCTTGCGCCGGCTCATGCCCTCGTCGTAGTCGTTGGGGACCTGCACGGGACAGGGCTCGTAGCAGGCCCCGCAGCCGATGCAGTTGTGCAGGTCCACGGAGCGAGCCTTGCGGCGAACCTTGATGATGTAGTTGCCGAAGCTGCCCAGGACCTCTTCCACCTCGCTGTAGGTCAGCACCTGGATGTTGTCCTGGTGCAGGACCTTGTCGAGCTTGGGCTCCAGCATGCACGAGGCGCATTCCGCGCGGGGGAAGGCGTCCTCGAAGCGCGCCACCCGGCCGCCCAGGCAGGGGGCGCGCTCCACCAAGTAGGCCTTGCGCCCCTTCTGGGCCAGGGCCGCGACGGCCGAGATGCCCGCGACCCCGCCGCCCACGACCAAGGCGTCCGGGTTGCTGTCCACGAACTTGCGCTCCAGGGGCTGGTGCAGGGCGACGCGGCGCACCGCGGCGGCCACGAAGGCCTTGGCCTTGGCGGTGGCCACGGCCGGCTCGCCCGTGACCCAGGCCGCGTGCTCGCGGATGTTGGCCATCTGCATGAGGAAGGGGTTGAGGCCCGACGCCTCGCTGACCCCCCGGAAGGTCGCCTCGTGTTCCCGGGGGGAGCAGGCGGCGATGACCAGGCGGGTGAGGCCTTGCGCCTGGATCTCGCTCTTCAGGAAGGCTTTCCCTTCGTCGGAGCAGAGCAGCCGGTGGGACTTGGCCGCGGCCACGCCCGGGAGTCCGCCGGCGTGGCGGACCACGGCCTCCACGTCCAGGGCGTTCTTGATGTTGGGCCCGCACTCGCAGACGTACACTCCGATCTTCTCATCCATTTTAGCCTCTCTGGGACGTCCCCGGGTCAGCTCCGGGGGGGACCGCACGGCCGTTGCAGCGGAACTGCTGGGCTCCGTGCAGAGCCGTGGTGATGGTCAACAAGCCCGTGTTGACCGCGAACTGCACCCCCCGGCCGTAGTTCGCGCCGACTTGGCGCAGCACGATCGGGATCCGGCTCTCGGCGAGGAGCTGCTCGGCCTTGGCCACGTTGCGGTACCCGATCTTGGACTGGGGATCCTCGTCGCCCAGGGCGAACATGGCGGCCCCCCCGACCAGGCAGGCCTGCAGGTGGCGCGCGCTGCGGGCCTGGCATCGGCGCAGGATGCGCTCGATCATGTGCGGCAAGGCGGTGGCCACGCACTTGCCCGACCCGCCGGGGGGCGCCTCGTGCAGGCAGTCCAGGTCCGGCAGCATGCAGTGGGCCAGGCCGGCGAGCCGGCAGGCCTGGTCATAGAGGACTATGCCCACGCAGGAGCCCAGGCTGCAGGTGCTCAGGAGGGCCGAGCCGTGAGCGAGCCGGAACTCGCCGATGCCCACCACGACCTTGAGTTGGCGCGCGGCCTGGGGCTTGATCCCCATGTTCCTACAGCAGTTCCTCGATATCCACGATCAGCGCCGCCCGGCCGTCGCCCAGGATGGTGGCCCCGCTGAAGCCTCTGACCTTGCGCATGAGGCCGGTGAGCGTCTTGATGACGACCTCTTGCTGGCCCACCAGGGCGTCCACCTGGAGGGCTATGCGCCGCTCGTGATCGAGCACGACGGCGTACGGTCCGGCCGCGGCCCCCGCGGCTTTGCCGAAGTATAACTCCTCGAGGGCGAAGAGGGGGATGACCTCGTCGCGCAGGATGATGGCTCTGCGGCCCTCGATGGTGCGCAGGTTGTGCCTGCCGATGCCGACCAGCTCGCGCACGTTGCGCAAAGGGATGACGTAGACGTCCGGGCCGCTGCGCACCAGCAGAGTCCGGATGATGGCCAGGCTCAGGGGCAGCGAGATGCTCATGGAGGTGCCCTGGCCCTCGGTCGACTCGATCCTGAGCCTGCCGTTGTGCTTGTCGACCAGGGCCTTGACCGCGTCCATGCCCACCCCCCGGCCGGAGGTCTCGGAAAGCTTCTCGGCGGTGGAGAACCCCGGCTTGCAGATCAGCATGAAGGCTTCCTCGCGGGAGAGGCTCTCCGCCTCCGCCTCCGTCAGGAAGCCCTTGTCCACGGCCTTGCGCTTGATCCGCTCCGGCGACATGCCCCGGCCGTCGTCCGTCACCGTGATGCGCAGCTGTCCTTTCTCCTGCCGGGCGGCCAAGGACACGCGGCCGGCGGCGGGCTTGCCGGCCCGCCGCCGCTCCTCCGCGGACTCGATGCCGTGGTCGACCACGTTGCGCAGGATGTGGACCAAGGGCTGGTTGAGCTCCTCCAGGAGGATGCGGTCCGCCTCGATATCCTGTCCCGCGACCGCGAAATCGACGGGCTTGCCCTTGTCGCGCGCGAGATCCCGCACCATCCGGGGATAGGTGTCCAGGAGCAAGGCGATGGGCACCATGCGCGTCTTGAGGACCCGGTCCTGCAGGGAGTGCGAGATGCGCTCGAACTCCTTGAGGGCCTCCCGCAGGTCCGGCACCTCGCGCCGCGCCGCGATGTTGAGCAGCCGGGCCTTGTTGAGGACCAGCTCCCCCACCAGGTTCATGAGGGCGTCGAGGTGCTCGATGTTGAGCCGGATGCTGGTGATCTTGGACGGGGCCGCGGCCTCGCCGCGCGCGGCCGGCGCCGCGCCGGCGAGAGGGGGGGAAGACGCCGGGCCCGCGAGGGCGGCCTGGACCTTGGCCAGGATCGGCCCGTTGTCCACACCCGTGTCGTCCCCCGCGGAGGCGATGGCGTCCACCAAGGCCTGCAGGGCGTCCCGGCACTCGAGCAGGAGGTCCACGACCTCGGGGGAGACCTTCGCGGTCCCCTCGCGCAGCCGGGCCAGGAGGTCCTCCATGGCGTGGGCCAGGTGGCTGGTGCGCTCGTAGCCCATCGTGCCCGCCATGCCCTTGAGCGAATGCGAGGCTCGGAAGATCTCGTTGAGGAGCTTG
The DNA window shown above is from Elusimicrobiota bacterium and carries:
- a CDS encoding hydrogenase maturation protease codes for the protein MKSLVLGLGNPSRCDDGVGVAVARQLAAGPLPAGVEVQPTCEAGPALLDLLAGCQRLIVVDAVRTEGGRPGDIYEFPLAELVGRPGADCAHNAQLPALLALGVRLGLPMPREGLCFAVEAARLDEFGEGLTPAVAEAVPRVAERIRLRLS
- a CDS encoding CoB--CoM heterodisulfide reductase iron-sulfur subunit A family protein; the encoded protein is MDEKIGVYVCECGPNIKNALDVEAVVRHAGGLPGVAAAKSHRLLCSDEGKAFLKSEIQAQGLTRLVIAACSPREHEATFRGVSEASGLNPFLMQMANIREHAAWVTGEPAVATAKAKAFVAAAVRRVALHQPLERKFVDSNPDALVVGGGVAGISAVAALAQKGRKAYLVERAPCLGGRVARFEDAFPRAECASCMLEPKLDKVLHQDNIQVLTYSEVEEVLGSFGNYIIKVRRKARSVDLHNCIGCGACYEPCPVQVPNDYDEGMSRRKAIYIPYTGCLPNVPVIDRETCLRFKKDAAPGQRGCDLCQKACPFGAIDYSQQDEVLEIRAGGVVLATGSALFDPKRAPQYGYGKLDNVLTGMEFARLVSQTGPTGGKVLKKDGQPPQAVALIHCVGSRTPEYNPYCSGVCCLASLGFIHMIQKQLPQAEVSAVYSELSLPGRDAQKLCDEVKSHGARFLRARGPAAARVEREGERLAVRYQTEAGRTARGSSPSRTPTRSAASSRSRARKTGSSPRRTPPWSRWPAPARACSSPGAASLPRTYRPRRPKAGQPREASSRRWSPGRNWS
- a CDS encoding Ni/Fe hydrogenase subunit alpha, translated to MNSQRITINPITRLEGHGKIEIFLDDKGDVATAALQIPELRGFEKFAEGRPAEEMPRITPRICGVCPTTHHMASVKALDALYQVAPTAAGKAIRELMYSAFMLEDHLLHFFFLGGPDFIMGPQSAPAGRNILGVIGKVGLEAAGKLIRLRRECRALIEFIGGKVIHPVGCLPGGVSKPFPEEERRRYKPTAEFGVEFVRFVLKVFHDLVLGNKEYLDLILGDIYKHKTYYMGMVDERNRVNFYDGLIRVVDPDGKEFAKFAGQDYLQHLAERVEPWTYVKFLYLKKVGWKGFVDGKSSGVYRVAPLARLNAAEGMATPLAQEEYQKMYAALGGKPAHNTLAYHWARLIEALYAAERLRELLEAPELTDPDVRNIPTAVPKEGIGVVEAPRGTLFHHYQTDSRGIITKANLLVATQNNQAAMSMSIAKAAAGLIKGGKVSEGLLNMVEMAFRPYDPCMACSTHALGETPLVVRVLDSGRRVVRELRRH
- a CDS encoding oxidoreductase, which gives rise to MPKPKVAFYWCSSCGGCEESIVDLHEDILKVVEAVDIVFWPVALDFKLKDVEAMPDGSIAVSFINGAIRMSEQEEAVKLLRRKSQLVVAHGSCAHLGGIPGLANLWDRKSIFARVYREVPSVDNPAGIFPQDQTLTPQGTLDLPSFYDTVKTLDQTIDVDYYLPGCAPPKDLILAALKAILTCELPPKGSVLAPKTTLCDTCPRKDSKPEKTVLKDIKRPHQVMIDPEKCFLDQGLICAGPATRSGCGEKCIKANMPCRGCFGPTDEVQDQGAKLLSALASLYDVSDEAEAQKLADSIVDLSGTLYRFSLPASILRRKQGVA
- a CDS encoding response regulator → MTEEAQGGAVRDLRILLVEDNKFLKVAALRQLAQIAGVQVDAVDNGLEALEALPRAAYDLVLMDCQMPEMDGFEATAEIRKREAGGKRLPVIALTASAEDREKCLASGMDEVLTKPVASAALKSCIEKWGRAQLKPAA
- a CDS encoding response regulator, whose protein sequence is MPSRIFLLEDDRGIVRVVRTTLGDEGWDVCVHGRIAGALQAFAASRADLALLDVELPDGEGFQVCAEIRADSAFRDVPIIFMTSRGGLEDRLHGFRAGAQDYIQKPFEVPELVARLRAHLALRAREDGLRREAEAATARERIRQDVFDMIIHDLRTPLTSIKVSLGMLRDGDLIDTATHARLQDISNRSLDQAMLMIDDLLDLKSRKLNAQRRPVDLAALFEKLRRMFQPQFERHGGAFRSLLAEDARQVCSDPSLLFRILVNLINNAHKYSPKGKAIELRASRSGPALLCEVLDEGPGIPDAEKELIFEKFYRTQEVQTKAVPGSGIGLAFCRLAAQALGGRVSVRDREGGGSCFVVEVPAEETPAPAPAVAPVSDAAALLGPELIREFLADCADQLRKLQDGLRAGQGPLSLDEIRALARAAHQFAGTTGTYGFPQAGAAAARLESLLRNYMSGQATDAGGLRAEALQAFDAVRAQLKRPA
- a CDS encoding hydrogenase iron-sulfur subunit produces the protein MAATVDPELCAGCKICIGLCPYKAISYDKDKKVAVFSDMLCQACGTCVAACPSGHAVARHFTTRELLAEIQPFVADAAEPKLVAFLCNWCSYAGGDKAAGARKPFPANMDIIRVMCSGRVDPQFVLDAFRKGADGVLILGCHPGDCHYKEGNYKALRRYHFLKKALQEMGIAAERFRLEWVSASEGERFAQVVAGMAQELKKLGPLNLTVGR
- a CDS encoding chemotaxis protein CheD; translation: MGIKPQAARQLKVVVGIGEFRLAHGSALLSTCSLGSCVGIVLYDQACRLAGLAHCMLPDLDCLHEAPPGGSGKCVATALPHMIERILRRCQARSARHLQACLVGGAAMFALGDEDPQSKIGYRNVAKAEQLLAESRIPIVLRQVGANYGRGVQFAVNTGLLTITTALHGAQQFRCNGRAVPPGADPGTSQRG
- a CDS encoding chemotaxis protein CheA, whose protein sequence is MSAEEYSRTPEMQELFLSESGEILRQLDKALVQLEKAPDPKLLNEIFRASHSLKGMAGTMGYERTSHLAHAMEDLLARLREGTAKVSPEVVDLLLECRDALQALVDAIASAGDDTGVDNGPILAKVQAALAGPASSPPLAGAAPAARGEAAAPSKITSIRLNIEHLDALMNLVGELVLNKARLLNIAARREVPDLREALKEFERISHSLQDRVLKTRMVPIALLLDTYPRMVRDLARDKGKPVDFAVAGQDIEADRILLEELNQPLVHILRNVVDHGIESAEERRRAGKPAAGRVSLAARQEKGQLRITVTDDGRGMSPERIKRKAVDKGFLTEAEAESLSREEAFMLICKPGFSTAEKLSETSGRGVGMDAVKALVDKHNGRLRIESTEGQGTSMSISLPLSLAIIRTLLVRSGPDVYVIPLRNVRELVGIGRHNLRTIEGRRAIILRDEVIPLFALEELYFGKAAGAAAGPYAVVLDHERRIALQVDALVGQQEVVIKTLTGLMRKVRGFSGATILGDGRAALIVDIEELL